In Chitinophaga sp. HK235, a single window of DNA contains:
- a CDS encoding M48 family metallopeptidase — protein sequence MTNLYPESPGVKDPLFFQPSALFRLQIVKVTGFILLFFLLYVIILLTAVALAAGFVAAGVALPGYYPSIYTFIVGPALLLLGGMLLFFLVKFLFYQRPPVNPYRTLIDADHHPRLFDFISRLVKETRIRFPKKIFVVPDVQASVFYNTSFFSLLWPSAMNLEIGLGLVNSLNISEFKMVLAHEFAHFSRRSMKLGSYVYTLNKVLYNMLYENDSWNELVIRWSSHGSLPAFFAHLTRMIVNSMQFLLKKVYHLINRQYLVLSREMEFRADAVAVALAGTAATVSGTRRLEMGSYCMDYCMHHLSDPETAGQRFRNLFSAHSAVMDYFAGQNYLCIDAEGLPVITDNYFQTFLKSRVQLREQWTTHPTREDREQRYLAAAVSCEQATGSAWQLFNNPESLQEQNTKLIYDLSAPDIQEDSWIEPAAFIEDLTRKHRLYEYPAAFNDYYDNRSFPPVQHSSPLPVTAATLNFAQLYHPDIILRMRRYYRDKQDVETLQAIASGQFQTRVFEFDGQQYKAAEARILLRKLATHVAEEQSWLLSHDQLAYRYHYQRALEQGSDKARQLEEQYQDILLHQEFAHRLNDQVINIIHGISQIFNIGHGTLPLLGPWLEELSAGCWRFRRLLHEATVSTGYSGTLSPELYEQVQRFTDQECVFMQQEVPDYVALQELHEVISAVVEQYNNSNILLKKSYLELLLTLEPGS from the coding sequence ATGACCAACTTATATCCTGAAAGTCCGGGGGTGAAAGATCCTTTGTTCTTCCAGCCTTCGGCGCTGTTTAGGCTGCAGATTGTCAAGGTAACCGGCTTTATATTGCTCTTTTTTCTGTTGTATGTGATCATATTATTGACAGCTGTAGCCCTGGCGGCAGGCTTTGTTGCGGCCGGCGTAGCTTTACCGGGTTATTATCCGAGTATATACACCTTCATTGTAGGGCCGGCCCTCCTGTTGCTGGGGGGCATGTTACTGTTTTTTCTGGTTAAGTTTCTATTTTACCAGCGGCCACCGGTCAACCCCTATCGTACGTTGATTGATGCTGATCATCATCCCCGTTTATTTGATTTTATTTCCAGACTGGTAAAGGAGACGCGGATTCGTTTTCCGAAGAAGATTTTTGTTGTGCCGGATGTACAGGCTTCGGTATTTTACAATACCAGTTTTTTCAGTCTTTTATGGCCCTCAGCCATGAATCTGGAGATTGGACTGGGGCTGGTGAACAGTCTTAATATCAGTGAATTTAAAATGGTGCTGGCACATGAGTTTGCACATTTTTCCCGGCGCAGCATGAAGTTGGGCAGTTATGTGTACACCCTGAACAAGGTGTTATACAACATGCTTTATGAAAATGACAGCTGGAATGAGCTGGTGATACGCTGGAGCAGTCATGGCAGTCTTCCCGCCTTTTTTGCTCACCTGACCAGGATGATTGTCAACAGTATGCAGTTTTTGCTGAAGAAAGTATACCATCTGATCAACCGGCAATATCTGGTGTTAAGCAGGGAAATGGAGTTCCGGGCCGATGCCGTGGCAGTTGCCCTGGCAGGCACCGCTGCAACGGTTAGCGGTACCAGAAGGCTGGAGATGGGCAGCTACTGTATGGATTACTGTATGCATCATTTATCCGATCCGGAGACTGCAGGACAGCGTTTCCGCAACCTGTTCAGTGCCCATAGTGCTGTGATGGATTATTTTGCGGGGCAGAACTACCTTTGCATTGATGCAGAAGGCCTGCCGGTAATAACAGACAACTATTTCCAGACTTTTCTGAAAAGCCGGGTACAGCTACGGGAGCAATGGACTACTCATCCTACGCGGGAAGACAGGGAACAACGGTATCTGGCTGCAGCGGTATCCTGCGAACAGGCCACCGGGAGCGCCTGGCAGCTGTTCAACAACCCCGAATCCCTGCAGGAGCAAAACACGAAGCTGATATACGACCTGTCAGCACCGGATATCCAGGAGGACTCCTGGATAGAACCGGCAGCATTCATAGAAGACCTTACCCGAAAACACCGTTTATACGAATACCCTGCAGCCTTCAACGATTATTATGACAACCGGTCTTTTCCACCGGTACAGCACAGCAGTCCATTACCCGTAACTGCTGCCACCCTTAATTTTGCCCAGCTGTATCATCCGGACATTATCCTGCGGATGCGACGGTATTACCGGGATAAACAAGACGTGGAGACTTTGCAGGCCATTGCATCGGGGCAGTTTCAGACCCGTGTCTTTGAATTTGACGGTCAGCAATACAAGGCTGCCGAAGCCCGGATTCTGTTACGTAAACTGGCCACACATGTGGCAGAGGAACAAAGCTGGCTGCTGTCGCACGACCAGCTGGCCTACCGTTATCATTACCAGCGTGCCCTGGAGCAGGGCTCCGACAAGGCCCGGCAGCTGGAAGAACAATACCAGGACATCCTGTTGCACCAGGAGTTTGCCCACCGGCTGAATGATCAGGTGATAAACATTATCCATGGCATCAGCCAGATATTTAATATTGGTCATGGTACCCTGCCGTTGCTGGGGCCCTGGCTGGAGGAGCTCAGTGCCGGGTGCTGGCGTTTCAGGCGCTTGTTGCACGAAGCCACTGTTTCTACCGGCTATTCGGGCACGCTCAGTCCGGAGCTGTATGAACAGGTGCAGCGGTTTACCGACCAGGAATGTGTTTTTATGCAGCAGGAAGTACCCGATTATGTAGCCCTCCAGGAGTTGCATGAGGTGATCTCGGCTGTTGTGGAACAGTATAATAACAGCAATATCCTGCTGAAGAAGTCCTATCTGGAGTTGCTACTGACTTTGGAACCGGGTTCCTGA
- a CDS encoding pyruvate dehydrogenase complex dihydrolipoamide acetyltransferase, with protein sequence MAEVIRMPLLSDTMTEGVIAEWHKKVGDQVKADDVIAEVETDKATMEVMGYVEGTLLYIGVEKGKAAKVNEIIAIVGKPGEDYKPFLEGNSGATAAAPAQQAAAPAPQAAPAAVPAADDAALKEALKNATVIRMPLLSDTMTEGKIVAWNKKVGDTVKSDDVLAEVETDKATMEVIGYADGTLLYVGVNEGEAAKVNGIMAIVGKAGTNVDAILAAENAAPAKAAPAEAAAPAATTGTPAAAPAATAGSDGRVKASPLARKLAADKGIDINQVVGSGDNGRIVKKDVDSFVPAATPAPAAAKAGAAPAAPAFVPAGQEGYTDTPLTQMRKVIAKRLSESKFSAPHFYLKIDVNMDKAMEARKAINEMSPVKISFNDMVIKACALALRQHPDVNSSWMGDFIRHNQHVHIGSAVAIEDGLIVPVIRFADQKSLSQIAGEAKGLYDKAKNKKLQPQDFSGNTFTVSNLGMLGIDEFTAIINPPDSAILAVGGIKETAIVEKGQVKIANIMKLTMSCDHRSVDGAVGARFLATLKTYLENPVTMLV encoded by the coding sequence ATGGCAGAAGTTATCAGAATGCCCCTCCTGAGTGATACGATGACGGAAGGGGTGATTGCGGAATGGCATAAAAAGGTGGGCGATCAAGTAAAAGCAGACGATGTTATTGCTGAAGTGGAGACGGACAAAGCGACGATGGAAGTAATGGGCTACGTAGAGGGCACATTATTATACATTGGTGTGGAAAAAGGCAAAGCAGCTAAGGTTAATGAGATAATAGCCATCGTGGGTAAACCGGGTGAAGATTACAAACCTTTCCTGGAAGGTAATTCCGGCGCTACTGCTGCAGCACCTGCCCAGCAAGCCGCTGCACCGGCACCACAAGCTGCACCGGCCGCTGTGCCTGCCGCTGATGATGCTGCATTAAAAGAAGCACTGAAAAATGCGACTGTTATCCGTATGCCGCTGCTGAGCGATACGATGACGGAAGGAAAAATAGTTGCCTGGAATAAAAAAGTAGGCGACACTGTAAAGAGTGATGATGTACTGGCAGAAGTGGAAACCGATAAGGCTACCATGGAAGTGATTGGTTATGCTGATGGTACCCTGCTGTACGTTGGTGTAAATGAAGGAGAAGCTGCCAAAGTTAATGGTATCATGGCGATCGTAGGTAAAGCGGGCACCAATGTGGATGCCATCCTGGCTGCTGAAAATGCAGCTCCTGCGAAAGCTGCCCCGGCAGAAGCTGCAGCCCCCGCTGCTACTACCGGTACTCCTGCCGCTGCTCCTGCTGCCACAGCTGGTTCTGATGGCCGTGTAAAAGCATCTCCGCTGGCCCGGAAACTGGCTGCTGATAAAGGTATCGATATCAACCAGGTTGTTGGTAGCGGTGACAATGGCCGTATCGTGAAAAAAGATGTGGACAGCTTCGTTCCTGCCGCAACTCCTGCTCCTGCTGCTGCCAAAGCCGGCGCTGCTCCTGCTGCTCCTGCCTTCGTTCCGGCCGGTCAGGAAGGCTATACTGATACTCCGCTCACCCAGATGCGTAAGGTAATCGCCAAACGCCTGAGTGAAAGCAAATTCTCCGCACCTCACTTCTACCTGAAGATTGATGTTAACATGGATAAAGCCATGGAAGCACGCAAGGCCATCAATGAGATGTCTCCGGTGAAAATCTCCTTCAACGATATGGTGATCAAGGCTTGCGCCCTGGCGCTGCGTCAGCATCCGGATGTTAACAGCAGCTGGATGGGTGACTTTATCCGTCACAACCAACACGTGCATATCGGTTCTGCCGTAGCTATCGAAGATGGTCTGATTGTACCTGTGATCCGTTTTGCAGACCAGAAATCACTGAGCCAGATTGCCGGTGAAGCCAAAGGCCTGTACGACAAAGCGAAAAACAAAAAACTGCAGCCACAGGATTTCAGCGGTAATACCTTTACTGTTTCCAACCTGGGTATGCTGGGCATCGATGAGTTCACCGCTATCATCAACCCGCCGGATTCTGCTATTCTGGCTGTAGGTGGTATCAAAGAAACTGCCATCGTAGAAAAAGGCCAGGTGAAAATCGCCAACATCATGAAGCTGACTATGAGCTGCGACCACAGAAGCGTGGATGGAGCCGTAGGCGCCCGCTTCCTGGCGACACTGAAAACTTACCTGGAAAATCCAGTGACCATGCTGGTGTAA
- a CDS encoding DNA polymerase III subunit gamma/tau produces the protein MENFIVSARKYRPQNFSTVVGQAHITTTLKNAIRNNQLAHAFLFCGPRGVGKTTCARILAKTINCENLQPDGEACNECHSCKSFNEGSSFNIHELDAASNNSVDDIRTLVEQVRFSPQAGKYKIYIIDEVHMLSSSAFNAFLKTLEEPPSYAIFILATTEKHKILPTILSRCQIFDFKRITIQDTVDHLQEICTKEHIQADADALHLVAQKTDGCMRDSLSTLDKIVSFTSGHLTYQNTLEHLNILDYDYFFRIMDTVLRQDVANALLIYDEILQKGFEGDNFLNGWAEFLRNLLLSKEEKAFHLVEVSGNLKERYKQLSGQISPAYLITALQLLNETEIHYRLARNKRLHVEMALIKLCFLQQAVSLVSDDNNGEVVKKKLVADGTPPQRLRAPGAQPVTAKSLTDKPATSASIAAQSPETARLTVETPAAMPSANPAQPASAVNTTTAAQPAMPANTTTAPAANTQAPVTHTAPATMQGSATTATATPAAAKATPAAPAGKLTGLAAMKEALAAKQQTTSTVQSIPLTAGAVEVYWEEFIDRFRQANKMTVVSNLALANLKLLDTAEIGIVSRNIVQYRFMEEEKLAISEFFKQKFNNPAIILTLQLDESQQVQDLGPAPLSSREQFQQMAEQFPLVKELKDRLNMELDF, from the coding sequence ATGGAGAATTTTATCGTTTCAGCCCGTAAATACCGTCCACAGAACTTTTCAACAGTTGTAGGACAAGCACATATCACCACCACGCTCAAGAATGCCATCCGTAACAATCAGCTGGCGCATGCCTTTCTTTTCTGCGGTCCCCGTGGCGTAGGAAAGACGACCTGTGCCCGCATCCTGGCGAAGACCATCAACTGCGAAAACCTGCAGCCGGATGGTGAGGCGTGTAATGAGTGTCATTCCTGCAAATCCTTCAATGAGGGCAGTTCCTTCAACATTCACGAGCTGGATGCCGCGTCCAACAACTCGGTAGACGATATCCGTACCCTGGTGGAACAGGTACGTTTTTCGCCGCAAGCCGGAAAATACAAGATCTATATCATAGATGAGGTGCACATGCTCAGCTCCTCGGCCTTCAACGCATTTCTGAAAACGCTGGAAGAGCCCCCCTCCTATGCGATCTTCATCCTGGCCACTACTGAAAAACATAAAATATTACCGACCATCCTGAGCCGGTGTCAGATATTTGACTTCAAACGTATCACCATCCAGGATACGGTAGACCACCTGCAGGAGATCTGTACTAAAGAGCATATCCAGGCAGATGCCGACGCCCTGCACCTGGTAGCTCAGAAAACAGACGGGTGTATGCGTGACTCACTGAGCACCCTGGACAAAATCGTGAGTTTTACCAGCGGGCACCTCACCTATCAGAATACACTGGAGCACCTGAACATCCTGGACTATGATTATTTCTTCAGGATCATGGACACCGTATTACGGCAGGATGTAGCCAATGCACTGCTGATCTATGATGAAATTTTACAGAAAGGTTTTGAAGGCGACAACTTCCTGAACGGCTGGGCAGAGTTTCTGCGTAATCTGCTGTTGAGCAAGGAGGAGAAAGCTTTTCACCTGGTAGAAGTATCGGGTAACCTGAAAGAAAGATATAAACAGCTGTCCGGCCAGATCAGCCCCGCTTACTTGATCACCGCCCTTCAGCTGCTCAATGAAACGGAAATCCACTATCGGCTGGCCCGCAACAAGCGGCTGCATGTGGAGATGGCGCTGATCAAGCTCTGTTTTCTGCAACAGGCAGTCAGCCTGGTAAGTGATGACAATAACGGTGAGGTCGTAAAAAAAAAGCTGGTAGCTGACGGAACACCTCCGCAGCGGCTAAGAGCACCGGGAGCACAGCCGGTAACGGCCAAAAGTCTGACTGACAAGCCTGCTACCAGTGCCAGTATCGCGGCACAGTCGCCTGAAACAGCCAGGCTGACTGTAGAGACACCGGCAGCCATGCCATCTGCCAACCCGGCACAACCGGCTTCTGCCGTTAACACAACTACAGCGGCCCAGCCTGCTATGCCAGCTAATACTACCACCGCACCGGCAGCCAATACACAGGCACCAGTCACCCATACGGCACCAGCAACCATGCAGGGAAGTGCTACAACGGCAACGGCTACACCGGCAGCAGCCAAAGCTACACCAGCTGCACCAGCAGGCAAGCTGACCGGGCTGGCAGCCATGAAAGAAGCCCTGGCAGCCAAACAGCAGACCACCAGCACCGTACAAAGTATTCCGCTCACAGCCGGCGCAGTGGAAGTGTACTGGGAAGAATTCATTGACCGGTTCAGACAGGCCAACAAAATGACGGTGGTGAGCAATCTGGCACTGGCCAACCTCAAGCTGCTGGACACCGCTGAAATAGGTATCGTGAGCCGTAACATTGTACAGTACCGGTTTATGGAAGAGGAGAAACTGGCGATATCAGAATTTTTCAAACAGAAATTCAACAACCCGGCTATCATCCTCACCCTTCAGCTGGATGAAAGCCAGCAGGTCCAGGACCTGGGTCCGGCACCGCTTTCCAGCAGGGAACAATTCCAGCAAATGGCAGAGCAGTTTCCGCTGGTAAAGGAATTAAAAGACAGACTTAATATGGAGCTTGATTTTTAA